The Physeter macrocephalus isolate SW-GA unplaced genomic scaffold, ASM283717v5 random_380, whole genome shotgun sequence genome window below encodes:
- the GOLT1A gene encoding vesicle transport protein GOT1A isoform X3 — protein sequence MLLYFDSVLLAFGNLLFLTGLSLIIGLRKTLSFFFQRHKLKGTSFFLGGVVIVLLRWPLLGMFLETYGFFNLFKDFFSVAFGFLGNTSNIPFLSMLFRRLQGTSSMV from the exons ATGCTCCTGTACTTTGATTCGGTGCTCCTGGCCTTCGGAAAC cTGCTGTTCCTCACCGGCCTCTCCCTCATCATCGGCCTGAGGAAGACGTTGTCCTTCTTCTTCCAGAGGCACAAGCTCAAGGGGACCAGCTTCTTCCTGGGGGGCGTGGTCATTGTGCTCCTGCGCTGGCCCCTCCTGGGCATGTTCCTGGAAACCTATGGCTTCTTTAACCTCTTCAA GGACTTTTTCTCTGTCGCCTTTGGCTTCTTGGGCAATACCTCCAACATCCCCTTCCTGAGCATG CTGTTCCGGAGGCTTCAAGGCACCAGCTCAATGGTCTGA
- the KISS1 gene encoding metastasis-suppressor KiSS-1, with amino-acid sequence MNSLVSWQLMLFLCAISFRETLEKATPMENPRATGPRLRPPALLASGAQSPRCAERKPAAAGPSPRGASLCPPPESSTGPQMPGLCAPRSRLIPAPRGAVLVQREKDLSAYNWNSFGLRYGKRQAAPPGSRGRGAGRG; translated from the exons ATGAACTCACTGGTTTCTTGGCAGCTGATGCTTTTCCTTTGTGCCATCTCCTTCAGGGAGACATTAGAAAAGGCGACGCCCATGGAGAATCCTAGAGCCACAG GCCCGCGGCTCAGACCCCCGGCGCTCCTGGCCTCCGGGGCGCAGAGCCCGCGGTGCGCGGAGAGGAAGCCCGCCGCTGCCGGGCCGAGCCCTCGGGGGGCCTCGCTGTGCCCTCCTCCCGAGAGCTCCACTGGGCCCCAGATGCCGGGCCTGTGCGCCCCCCGCAGTCGCCTGATCCCCGCCCCGCGCGGCGCGGTGCTGGTGCAGCGGGAGAAGGACCTGTCCGCCTACAACTGGAACTCCTTCGGCCTACGTTACGGAAAGAGGCAGGCTGCGCCGCCCGGCAGCCGCGGCCGAGGCGCCGGGCGGGGCTGA
- the GOLT1A gene encoding vesicle transport protein GOT1A isoform X1 codes for MISITEWQKIGVGTTGFGIFFILFGMLLYFDSVLLAFGNLLFLTGLSLIIGLRKTLSFFFQRHKLKGTSFFLGGVVIVLLRWPLLGMFLETYGFFNLFKDFFSVAFGFLGNTSNIPFLSMLFRRLQGTSSMV; via the exons AGATTGGTGTGGGCACCACCGGCTTCggcatcttctttatcctcttTGGAATGCTCCTGTACTTTGATTCGGTGCTCCTGGCCTTCGGAAAC cTGCTGTTCCTCACCGGCCTCTCCCTCATCATCGGCCTGAGGAAGACGTTGTCCTTCTTCTTCCAGAGGCACAAGCTCAAGGGGACCAGCTTCTTCCTGGGGGGCGTGGTCATTGTGCTCCTGCGCTGGCCCCTCCTGGGCATGTTCCTGGAAACCTATGGCTTCTTTAACCTCTTCAA GGACTTTTTCTCTGTCGCCTTTGGCTTCTTGGGCAATACCTCCAACATCCCCTTCCTGAGCATG CTGTTCCGGAGGCTTCAAGGCACCAGCTCAATGGTCTGA
- the GOLT1A gene encoding vesicle transport protein GOT1A isoform X2, with the protein MISITEWQKIGVGTTGFGIFFILFGMLLYFDSVLLAFGNRHKLKGTSFFLGGVVIVLLRWPLLGMFLETYGFFNLFKDFFSVAFGFLGNTSNIPFLSMLFRRLQGTSSMV; encoded by the exons AGATTGGTGTGGGCACCACCGGCTTCggcatcttctttatcctcttTGGAATGCTCCTGTACTTTGATTCGGTGCTCCTGGCCTTCGGAAAC AGGCACAAGCTCAAGGGGACCAGCTTCTTCCTGGGGGGCGTGGTCATTGTGCTCCTGCGCTGGCCCCTCCTGGGCATGTTCCTGGAAACCTATGGCTTCTTTAACCTCTTCAA GGACTTTTTCTCTGTCGCCTTTGGCTTCTTGGGCAATACCTCCAACATCCCCTTCCTGAGCATG CTGTTCCGGAGGCTTCAAGGCACCAGCTCAATGGTCTGA